Within the Setaria viridis chromosome 3, Setaria_viridis_v4.0, whole genome shotgun sequence genome, the region GCTACAGTTTGTATCTACTGTTCCCGGCTCTCTATCTATATGAATTGTAATAAGCTTCTTATGATTAGTCTAGCGATTGGTTACTGCGCTTCATTTCTGAGGGCATTTTTCTGGGTTCATTCATGTCTTTATGCACATTACCCTTGTTTATATAGAATAAGGTTGTAAATATTGATGTTTGTCAGAGGCAGACCGGCAGGTTTGGGTTGCGTGCATCAAGAAAATTGCGAAAAGTATTGTTCTACTCTACTAGTCAAGGTTTACAGGATGCTTTGCCTTCATATGGTCAACAAGTCAACAGTTAACAAGACTCCCGCGAGTTATCATCGCCGTCTTCTCGCAGAAGTCCCCATCCTGCCCTTCTCCTCCAGTCTTCCTCTGTCTTCACGCAGCCCGCGGACTCCGGCAAGGGTAAAACCGTAAGAACCAGCTGCACTTCCACATCGAACCCATCGCCGGCGCGGCTCCTCACTACGCCGCGATGGCGCCCTAGGGTTAACCGCTCCGATTTCCCCGCCCGCCGCAATGCAGGGCTCGTTCGCGGCGAGGCCGTCACCTCCCTTGGTTCGCGTGCGCCCCGCGAGCCTGAGCTGCGTTCCTCCGCCCAggtcggcggtggtggtgcggtgCCAGGTGGACGGGGAAGCGGCGGGGAAGTCGGTGGGTTGGGCGCCTCCGGGGCCGTACACGGGGCGGGACCCGGACGTGAAGAAGCCGGCGTGGCTGCGGCAGCGGGCGCCGCAGGGGGAGAAGTACGCGAGACTGAGGGAGTCGCTCGGCGAGCTCAAGCTCAACACCGTCTGCGTCGAGGCCCAGTGCCCCAACATCGGAGAGGTAGGACAGAACCAAGCATGCGTCGCTAAATGTGGGATTAACATTCGATGCATTGTATACTGTTTGTGTTGCCTGATGCGGGGTGCAGTTGTGGATTTTGGTGTGGTTTCGTTATGATGGTGATGGTGTGCAGTGTTGGAATGGaggtggcggtgccggcgggGAAGGGGATGGCATCGCGACCGCGACAATCATGCTCCTCGGTGATACCTGTACCCGGGGTTGTCGATTCTGCGCTGTGAAAACTAGCAACAAGCCTCCACCGCCGGACGCCCTGGAGCCTCTGAAGACAGCCATGGCTGTGGCTAGTTGGGGGTATGATCCCTGACCATTATTAACATGTTAAGATGAAACTTGATGCTACGAATTGCCTGATAAGAAAAGTCCTCTGCAGAGTAGACTATGTTGTGCTGACAAATGTTGATAGAGATGACCTTCCTGATGGTGGAAGTGGCCATTTTGCTCAAACAGTCAGTGCTCTCAAGGTTTGTAACTTATTTGTAGTGTAGTTCAGTAAAATGGTGATTACGGTAAATATACCATGCTCAGGATCTTTTTGGGCT harbors:
- the LOC117848099 gene encoding lipoyl synthase 2, chloroplastic, with the protein product MQGSFAARPSPPLVRVRPASLSCVPPPRSAVVVRCQVDGEAAGKSVGWAPPGPYTGRDPDVKKPAWLRQRAPQGEKYARLRESLGELKLNTVCVEAQCPNIGECWNGGGGAGGEGDGIATATIMLLGDTCTRGCRFCAVKTSNKPPPPDALEPLKTAMAVASWGVDYVVLTNVDRDDLPDGGSGHFAQTVSALKELKPGILVECLTSDFRGDMEAVSSLANSGLDVYAHNIETVKSLQRIVRDPRAGYDQSLAVLKHAKTSKVGMVTKSSIMLGLGETDEEVKQTMADLRAVDVDILTLGQYLQPTERHLTVREYVTPEKFDFWKEYGETLGFLYVASGPLVRSSYRAGELFVQNLVRRKKEKLASIAA